AATCACTAAGGCAATGGAAATGGTGGCGACCTCGAAAATGCGTAAAACGCAGGATCGTATGGCTGCATCTCGTCCGTATTCTGAAACTATCCGTAACGTTATTAGTCATGTGTCTAAAGCAAGTACCGGTTATAAACATCCGTTCTTAGTTGAGCGTGAAGTAAAGAAAATCGGTATCTTGGTTATTTCAACAGATCGTGGTATGTGTGGTGGATTAAATGTTAATTTATTCAAAACCACGCTTAACCAAATCAAAAATTGGAAAGAACAAAATATTTCTACAGATTTGGGCTTAATAGGTTCAAAGGGGATTAGTTTTTTCCGTTCCTTTGGATTTAATATCAAAGGTCAGCTTTCTGGTTTAGGCGATACGCCTGCGCTAGAAGAGTTAATTGGTGTGGCAAATACAATGTTTGATGCTTATCGTAATGGTGAAATTGATGCAATTTATATTGCATACAATAAATTTGTTAATACGATGTCGCAAAAACCTGTTGTACAACAGTTAGTTCCTTTACCAGAATCTAAAGACGATCATTTAAATGAAAGACAACAGACTTGGGATTATCTTTATGAACCAGAACCAAAGGCACTTTTAGATAGCCTTTTAGTTCGTTATTTAGAATCCCAAATTTATCAAGCGGTT
The Haemophilus influenzae DNA segment above includes these coding regions:
- the atpG gene encoding F0F1 ATP synthase subunit gamma; this encodes MAGAKEIKTKIASVQSTQKITKAMEMVATSKMRKTQDRMAASRPYSETIRNVISHVSKASTGYKHPFLVEREVKKIGILVISTDRGMCGGLNVNLFKTTLNQIKNWKEQNISTDLGLIGSKGISFFRSFGFNIKGQLSGLGDTPALEELIGVANTMFDAYRNGEIDAIYIAYNKFVNTMSQKPVVQQLVPLPESKDDHLNERQQTWDYLYEPEPKALLDSLLVRYLESQIYQAVVDNVASEQAARMVAMKAATDNAGNLINDLRLVYNKARQASITNELNEIVAGAAAI